From one Pontibacillus sp. HMF3514 genomic stretch:
- a CDS encoding CotO family spore coat protein, whose product MAKQKSVAREPMLYITQPEFQAAKPRMQSTYRSVPEDKVAKQEEMKEPKSKEETNSTSQKKERSRSWEKRNKAQDKFGLKTSEVENVKSKKQSVWDTDEKEETETEEPESVEEEVQETEEDEDSEQERPRVSFSNRKRRDRFKDMNLEEKVEYFVNLPSSVPRMKCEVFTGEKSYRGWIQDYQDGVVSMKILQRPFRVEIPFDSIESIELKGF is encoded by the coding sequence ATGGCGAAACAAAAAAGTGTAGCTCGTGAGCCAATGCTCTATATTACGCAGCCTGAATTCCAAGCTGCAAAACCTAGGATGCAATCCACATACCGTTCCGTTCCAGAAGATAAAGTAGCAAAACAAGAAGAGATGAAAGAACCTAAATCGAAAGAAGAAACGAATTCTACATCGCAAAAAAAAGAACGGAGTCGAAGTTGGGAAAAACGAAATAAAGCACAGGATAAATTCGGTTTAAAGACATCTGAAGTGGAAAACGTGAAATCTAAGAAGCAAAGTGTGTGGGACACTGATGAAAAAGAAGAAACTGAAACAGAAGAACCTGAATCAGTAGAAGAAGAGGTTCAGGAAACTGAGGAAGATGAGGACAGCGAACAAGAACGACCTAGAGTGTCTTTTTCGAATCGTAAAAGACGGGATCGTTTTAAAGATATGAATTTAGAAGAAAAAGTCGAGTATTTTGTTAATCTTCCATCCAGTGTTCCTAGAATGAAGTGTGAAGTGTTTACAGGTGAAAAAAGCTATAGAGGATGGATTCAAGATTATCAGGATGGTGTAGTATCCATGAAAATTTTGCAACGTCCATTCAGAGTTGAGATTCCATTTGATTCTATTGAAAGTATTGAATTGAAAGGATTTTAA
- a CDS encoding sensor domain-containing diguanylate cyclase yields the protein MELLELSLTLIGSMAGLVGLYYLGWVKIKERLTNEKRIYQLVENSKDIIYICDVEPEMKFHYLSPSIEHILGGNIVQKSFENPYIIFERIHPEDFPMLYKKVTGDLDYSKPILQRWKDDYGEFHWFEEYCTPIFEKGIMTGIQGIIRNIDDKVKLQRELEYKANHDSLTGVYNRDYFERMMKQFDQKEDRSVGIILCDMDDLKLINDQYGHKKGDEVIKVIGQLLDQFSSPYVTVTRIGGDEFAIFIEGKEQDVDRIRQQINETFYQFNEQKETIKINMSIGMAHVPSSFSNMEMLYVLADQHMYKIKNARKSV from the coding sequence GTGGAGTTGTTAGAGCTTAGTCTGACATTGATCGGGTCAATGGCGGGATTAGTCGGTTTATATTACTTAGGTTGGGTCAAGATTAAAGAAAGGTTAACGAATGAGAAAAGAATCTATCAATTGGTGGAAAACTCAAAAGATATCATTTACATATGTGATGTTGAGCCTGAAATGAAGTTTCATTACTTAAGTCCTTCCATAGAACATATATTAGGGGGGAATATTGTTCAAAAAAGTTTTGAAAACCCATACATTATCTTTGAACGAATTCATCCAGAAGACTTTCCCATGTTGTACAAAAAAGTAACAGGTGACCTCGATTATAGTAAGCCTATTTTACAGCGATGGAAAGATGATTATGGGGAATTCCATTGGTTTGAGGAATACTGCACACCGATTTTTGAAAAAGGAATCATGACCGGAATACAGGGGATTATTCGTAATATTGATGATAAGGTGAAATTACAGAGGGAATTGGAATACAAGGCAAATCATGATTCATTAACAGGTGTTTATAATCGAGATTATTTCGAGCGAATGATGAAACAGTTTGATCAGAAAGAAGATCGTTCGGTTGGTATCATCCTTTGTGATATGGATGACCTAAAATTAATCAATGATCAATATGGTCATAAAAAAGGGGATGAAGTGATCAAAGTTATCGGTCAACTGTTAGATCAATTTTCTTCGCCGTATGTTACAGTGACAAGAATTGGTGGAGATGAGTTTGCTATTTTTATAGAAGGTAAGGAACAAGATGTGGATCGAATACGCCAACAAATTAATGAAACCTTTTATCAGTTTAACGAACAGAAAGAAACCATTAAGATTAATATGTCGATTGGCATGGCTCATGTCCCTTCATCTTTTTCTAACATGGAAATGCTATATGTGTTAGCTGACCAACATATGTATAAAATTAAGAACGCTAGAAAATCAGTTTAA
- a CDS encoding CotY/CotZ family spore coat protein translates to MGCGKRHDTGSCVCDILKEIVDAQNDVTDDCNSSCEQSINELMGDVGGNSLDTVPVILYCKDCKPFKGFGARRGEIGDIRESFIFRVKEVDEDCECALLELLLDPSAKDDKPDSPSCQKTDDLTATGICITVDLRCFCHITCLPAIDAMA, encoded by the coding sequence ATGGGTTGTGGAAAAAGACACGACACTGGTAGCTGTGTGTGTGACATATTAAAAGAGATCGTTGATGCTCAAAACGATGTTACAGATGATTGTAACTCCAGCTGTGAACAATCTATTAATGAACTAATGGGTGACGTTGGAGGTAACAGCTTAGATACAGTACCAGTTATCCTATACTGCAAAGATTGCAAACCATTCAAAGGGTTTGGCGCTCGCCGCGGGGAAATTGGAGATATTCGCGAAAGCTTCATCTTCCGTGTAAAAGAGGTAGACGAAGATTGCGAATGTGCACTTCTCGAGCTGCTTCTTGATCCATCAGCGAAAGATGACAAACCAGATTCTCCTTCATGCCAAAAAACTGACGACCTAACTGCAACAGGCATCTGCATCACAGTTGACCTTAGATGCTTCTGCCACATCACTTGCCTTCCAGCAATTGATGCAATGGCATAA